The Jiangella sp. DSM 45060 genome contains the following window.
CGAAGGCGACGGCCCCGGCGGTCGCGATCGCGGCGCCCAGCGTCGCCGCCGCCGTCACCACGCTCACCAGCACCGGCCCGACGCCGTTGCCGACGTCGGCGAACAGCCGCCACGCCCCCAGGAACGTCGCGCGGCTGACGTCAGGCGAGACGTCCGAGCCGATCGTCATGATGATGCCGCTGCCCAGCCCGTTGCCGAACCCCATCAGCAGCGCCACCGCCGTGTACGTGCCGACGCCGCCGGTCAGCGGCAGCAGCACCAGCGAGAGGCCGAGCAGCAGCATCGACGGGACGACGATCCAGCGGCGGCCGAGGCGGTCCATCGCGTAGCCGGCCGGGTAGAAGATCAGCATCTCCACCGCGCCCGAGAGGCCGAACAACAGGCTCACCGTCGCGGGGTCCAGGCCGAGGTGCTCGCCCCACAACGGGATCGCCACCTGTCTCGACGCCCGCGCCGCCCCCACCAGCAAGGCCCCGACGCCCAGCGTCCGCAGCACCGGCAGATGCCGGCGGATGACCCGGGCCGTGTTGTCCGGCTGCTGCGGCGCGGCCCGCTCCCTGGCGCCGGCGGCCGGTGGTTCGGGCACCACCACCAGCACGATCGCCGCCGCGACCGCGACCACCACGTGCACCCAGTACGCACCGTCGAGGCCCAGCCGGCTCATCGCCGCCGCGCCCAGGAACGGGCCCGCGAACAGCCCGATTCGCTGCATCCCCCCGAGCGTCGACAACGCCCGGCCACGCAACTCGAACGGGATCGCCTCCGTGACATACGCATGCCTGGCCAGCCCGAACACCGACGACGAGATGCCGATCAGCACCACCGCCGCCGCCAGCACGAAGACGGACGGCGCCAGCAGGCAGGCGGTGAGCGCGGCCAGCACGACGGCGAGCGCGAACAGCATCGCGCGCCGCTCCCCCAGCCGGACCGCGAGCATCCCCGCCGGCAGGTCGCCCACGATCTTGCCGACGCCCAGCAGCGCCACCACGAGCCCGGCCGTCGCCACCGAACCGCCCAGGTCCCGCGCCGACAGCGGGATCACCGGGGCGATCGCGCCCTGCCCGATGCCGAACAGGAGCGACGGGAGATATACCGACGGACCGATCGACCAGAGGCCGGTTTTCGGGCCCGCCGTCAACGCCGTTCCCGCACGACGGCAGCCTCCCCCGGCCGCCGGGCCGCCAGCTGGCCGCGCTGCTGATCGGCGCCCGAACGCCCTCCGCGCCGCTCGACCGCCGCCGGCCCGGCATCTAGGATCACCGGCCGCCCGGACGCCGCCACCCGCCCGCGCCGCGGATCGGCGCCCGAACGCCGACCGCCTCCGTCAACGCCCGCCGGCCCGGCCGCATCGTCGTCGCCCGATCGCACCGTCCTCCTCCGCCTCGCCGGACCCGGCGCCAGGGGCGCCACCGGCCGCACCCGAACCGCGCGCCGCGCCGCCGCAGGCGTTCTGTCCGGGGGTCGTCGTACGGTCCACTCGCTCTGGTCGACCTGCTCGGTCTTTGGGGGTGCGGGCAGGTCGGCCGGAGTCCAGCCTCAGTGGATACAGTAGCCGGACGGCCGGCCTCAGACGTACAGGCCAGCACCCGTCGCCGGGGCCCAGGTGCCGTCGCCGGCGTTGCGCCGCAGCGTCGCCGTCGTCACCTCGTCGCCGTCGGCCAGAACCGAGCGCCGCACCAGTTCGCGCAGGTCAGCGCCCGACGCGCCATCGGTGCCGTCGGCGATCGCGTCGACCTCGACCGCCGCCGCCAGCGGCCCCAGGTAGCGCCGCAGGATCGCCCGTCGCTGCGTACCGTCCGGCAGCGGCAGCTCCACCGTCCGGTCGAACCGGGCGGCCCGCACCGCGGCGTCGTCGAGCACGCGCGGATCGTTCGTCGTCGCGACCGTGACGACGCCCTGGTGCCGGCTCATCGCGCCGTCCAACGCGGCGAGGAACCCGTGCAGCCCGAGGTCGTTGCCGTAGCGCCGGCGCCCGATGACGAGGTCGAGATCCTCGAGCACGACCAGCGCCGGCGAGAGCCGGGTCAGCTCCTCATAGACCGCCTCGATGGCGTCGGCGATGCTCTGCGCGTCGCAGAACACCACCGTCACGTCGCCGGCGAGCTCGGCGGCGAGCACCCGGCACAGCGCCGACTTGCCCGTGCCCGGTGGGCCGTGCAGCAGCAGCCCGCGGTTGGTGCCGAGGCCGAGCCGCTGCATGAGGTCGCGGCGGCGGAACAGCCCGGCGACGTTGAGGTCGATGTCGGCCCAGACCGCGGCCGGGACGATGACGCCGTCGCGCGACTCGTCCGGCACCGCCACCGGCACGACGTCGAACCCGCTGCGGCGGGCGCGGATGTGCAGGCAGCGGCCCTTGAAGTAGTTCCGCGGACCCCTGGCCCGCGCGACGACGTCCTGCAGGTACCGCTCCGCCGCCTCGACGTCGGCGGTGCGGGCGTGGACGATCAGCTCCTTGTCGGACCACCGCGCGTCGATGGCGACGATCAGCGGAGCGGCGCTCAGCGTGCCCGGCTCGAACGCCGCCACCAGCGACGTCGGCACCGTCTCGACCGTGTCGTCGAGCTGGAGGCGGTCCCAGCGCGGGCTCTCGTCGCTCTCGAGGCCGGCGAGGTCGGACGGCGGGTGCGCGCGCATGTCCTCGGCCAGCACCCGGGCCACCAGCGGCGCCGTGAACGGCCCGAGCCGCTCCCGCACCGCGACGACCCCTGCGGTGTCGCCGCCCAGCTGCCGCCGGGCGAACTCGTCGTGGTCCTCGGCCGTCCGCAACGGCACGGTCGCGTCGAGCACGTGCGCCAGCCACGACAGCGCGTCCCGGACACCGGGCGGCATCCTCCGCAACGCGGCGTCGGCGGGCGCGGGCGCCTGCTCGGCCTCCATCGGCGTCACCTCCTCGGGCGTCGGAACGCGACACCTCCCGTGACGGCGGTGGTGGTGGCGGGGTTCGAATCCATGCCTTCGACGATACGGTCGGCCGCCGCCCGAACTCCATCGGTTTATCCGCCCGGCGGCGTCAGGCGCAGGGCCGGTGCCCGGCCGTCTCGCCGTGCCCGGTCACGCGGTCGATCAGCAGGTAGCCGATGTCGTCCCAGACCAGTTCGTAGTCGAGCGACCAGCTCGTGCAGGCCTCGCCGTCCGGCCCGAACTCCGGCGCCTGAATGCTCACGAACTCGAGCCATACGCGTGCTCCGGCCGCGGTCTCCTCGAACGAATTCACCACGAACCCGAAGTCGTAGCTGGTCACGAGACCCGCAGCGAAATCGTCGACGGACATGTCGCCCTGCCGGCGAGGAGACAGCTGGTCGAACGCCCACTGGTAGTCGCCGGTGTTGATGCCCTCGAAGTAGCTCGCCAACGTCGTCGCGGCGGCCTCACTCGACTCGTCGGCCGACGGCACGGCCGGAACCGTGTAGCCCTCCGCCGGCCCGAGCGGCGCATCGCACCGGGGAACCGGCGGCTCGGCCAGCAGGCTGGGATCGGCAAGCCGCTCCGCCAGCAGCTCCACGCGCACCGCGTAGGCCATACCCACTGCGTCGAGACGCCTGGCGACGGCCATGCCGACCACCTCGCCGTCGCCGCGGACGACCGGGCCGCCCGAGTTACCCGGGTTCACGCTGACGTCCAGCTGGAAGTCCGGCCACAGATCCTCGCTGACGCGCGAGGCGGTTCCCGACGTGATCGTCAACGGGTCGCCGAGCGGATGGCCGATGACCGCGAGCGCCTCGCCCGCCGAGCTCGGCGCATCGGCCAGGTCGAACGCATGCCCACGGACGTCGTCCGACACCTCCAGGACGGCGATGTCGTTCACCTCGTCGATGCCGACGACAGCAGCCGGATACACGCCGCCGTCATCCTGGGCGACGACCACTGAGGCGGCCTCCGTCACGACGTGCGCGGCGGTCATCACGAGACCGTCGTCCACCAGGAACGCCGAGCCGACGCCCGATCCGGCACACGTCGTGGCCTGCACCATGAAGACGCCGGAGCCGACCTCGTCGAAGAGGCCGGCGAAGTCGGCTGGTTCACCGGGCGGCGGGGCGGCCGACGTCGGCGGGTCGGGAGGCACCGAGGTGACCGACGCATCCGGGAGCGCCAGCGGCTGCCGATCGTCAGCGGTGCCGGCCGGCCGCTCCCGCTCGAGGACGGCCCACGCCCCGGCGGCCGCCCCGCCCGCGAGCAGAAGCCCGGTGCCGAAGGCGAGCATCCGCCCGCGCCGCCTCGGCCGCGCTGCCGAGCCGGGACCGCCTCCGCCGGCGGGCGACCCGCAGGACGCGCAGAACCGCGCGTCGTCGCCGAGCTGCTTCCCACAGGTGCGGCAGTACATGAGCTCCCCCCGGACTCGAGATCAGCGTGCCACACGCAGCTCCGGTGGGGAACCGCCTGGCGCGCGCCCATCCTTCCGGCCGCACGCGTTGCGTCCGGGGTGGCGCCTATCGTGTGCGGCGACCCGTCGTCGGCGAAGGGCAGGCATGCCAGGAGGACGCGATCAGCTCGGCCCGCTCGAGCGGCTCACGCGGCTGCTGCTCGCACTCGAGTCGGCCGAGCCGGCCGGCCTGCCCGCCGACCGGCTGGTGGCCATCGGGCAGTACGGCGCCGGCGATGCCTACGACGCGCAGCGCCAGCTCAGCCGCGACGTCACCGCGCTCACCACCATCGGCTGGGACATCCGCAACGTCGCCGGCCCCGGCGTCGACGCGCACTACCGGCTGTACGCGCGCGACACCCGGCTGCGGGTGCAGCTCACCCCTGAGCAGCAGGTCGAGCTGGTGCGCGCGGCGCTGGTCGCGGGCGACGCCGGCTTCCGCGAGCGGCTCGGCGACCTGCCCGCACCGGCCGACGACGACCTGGTCCGCTCCGGCGAGCCGCGGCGCACCGAGCCCGATCCGCTCACCGAGGCCGCCTACGCCGTCGAGCAGCGCTGCGTCATCCGCTTCACGTACAAGGGCCGCCCGCGGGTGGTGCGCCCGCAGTTGGTCCGCCCGGGCGCGTCCGGGTGGTACCTGTACGGCCACGAGATCGACGTGCCCGAGATGAAGTGGTTCGTCACGCACCGCATGTCCGGCGTCGCGCTCGACGCGCCCGGCACCGCCGGGCCGTTGCGTGAGGTGACCGCCGCCGACCTGAACCCCATCACGTGGACCCGCGACCCCCGCGTCGACGTCGTCGTCGAGACGGCGGCCGAGCACGAGACACAGGTGACGGCCATGCTCGGCGAGCCGTCCATGCGCGCGGCCGACGGCGACGTCGTGCGGCTGACCGTTCCGGTCACGAACCGGACGGCGTTCCGCGCCCGCCTCTACGAGCTCGGGCGCCGCGCCCGTGTCGTCGCGCCGCCCGAGGTCGTCGACGAGATCGTGGCCGACCTGCGCCGATTCGTGAGCCCGCTGCGGTGAGGCCGTCGTGAGCACACCCCAGTACGTCCGCCGGTTCGGCCGCGTCACCCGCGCGCTCAACGAGCTGTCGCTGCACGCCGGCGGCCTGCCCATCGCGGTGCTGGCCGAGACCGTCGGCACCGACGCCGCGACGCTGCGGGCCGAGCTGCGCGCCTACTTCCGCGCCGATGTCGACCCCGCGTTCAGCCCGAACGCGATCCGTCAGACGACGATCCGCTTCCACGACGCCGACGGTGTCGACGTCGAGCCCGCGGAGGCCGAGTTCGTGTCCGCGTCACCGCGGCCCACCGAGGAGGTCGGCGCCGACTACGTCACCGTCGGCGAGCTGGCCCGCATCTACCGCGCCGGGCACGACCTCCTCGCCGTCGAGCCGGCCAACGCCGCGCTCGAGGGCGCGCTCCAGGCGCTGACGGCGACCGTGCTGGCCGGTCTCGGCACCGAGCGCTCCACCTGGCTCGCCGACCGCGCCGCGTCGATCGGCGAGGCGCTGCGGTCGCGCCGGCGGGTCGAGCTCACCTACGCCCGGGCCTGGCAGCCCGGCGTCCGCACCCACGTCGTCGAGCCCTACCGGCTGGTCAAGACCCGCCGCGGCTGGGAGCTCGACGCCGGCTTCGTCGAGGACGACGCGTTCACCGGCCGCGTCGGCACGTTCCTCCTCTCCGGCGTCCGCGTCGCCACCGTCCTGCCCTCGACGTTCGACCGCCCACCCGACGTCGACGCCCGCATCGCCGCCAACCGCCGCACGACCATGGTCGACCTGGTCGCGCCGCAGGGCAGCCGCTGGGTGGTCGAGCGCTTCGCCGAGTCGGTCGAGGTGCTCGGCGAGGACGAGGACATGATCCGCATGCGGGCACACCTGCTCCCTCCGGTCGACCACCGGCTCGGCCTGCTCCTCCTCGTCGCCGGGCCGGACACCTGGGTCAACACCCCGACCCACCTCCGCGACGCCGGCACGGCCCTCGCCCGCGACCTGCTGGCCCACTACGAGGGCTGACACCTGACCCGGATGAGCGGGACCAGCTCGGCCGGGC
Protein-coding sequences here:
- a CDS encoding YafY family protein, whose product is MSTPQYVRRFGRVTRALNELSLHAGGLPIAVLAETVGTDAATLRAELRAYFRADVDPAFSPNAIRQTTIRFHDADGVDVEPAEAEFVSASPRPTEEVGADYVTVGELARIYRAGHDLLAVEPANAALEGALQALTATVLAGLGTERSTWLADRAASIGEALRSRRRVELTYARAWQPGVRTHVVEPYRLVKTRRGWELDAGFVEDDAFTGRVGTFLLSGVRVATVLPSTFDRPPDVDARIAANRRTTMVDLVAPQGSRWVVERFAESVEVLGEDEDMIRMRAHLLPPVDHRLGLLLLVAGPDTWVNTPTHLRDAGTALARDLLAHYEG
- a CDS encoding S1C family serine protease; the encoded protein is MLAFGTGLLLAGGAAAGAWAVLERERPAGTADDRQPLALPDASVTSVPPDPPTSAAPPPGEPADFAGLFDEVGSGVFMVQATTCAGSGVGSAFLVDDGLVMTAAHVVTEAASVVVAQDDGGVYPAAVVGIDEVNDIAVLEVSDDVRGHAFDLADAPSSAGEALAVIGHPLGDPLTITSGTASRVSEDLWPDFQLDVSVNPGNSGGPVVRGDGEVVGMAVARRLDAVGMAYAVRVELLAERLADPSLLAEPPVPRCDAPLGPAEGYTVPAVPSADESSEAAATTLASYFEGINTGDYQWAFDQLSPRRQGDMSVDDFAAGLVTSYDFGFVVNSFEETAAGARVWLEFVSIQAPEFGPDGEACTSWSLDYELVWDDIGYLLIDRVTGHGETAGHRPCA
- a CDS encoding YafY family protein encodes the protein MPGGRDQLGPLERLTRLLLALESAEPAGLPADRLVAIGQYGAGDAYDAQRQLSRDVTALTTIGWDIRNVAGPGVDAHYRLYARDTRLRVQLTPEQQVELVRAALVAGDAGFRERLGDLPAPADDDLVRSGEPRRTEPDPLTEAAYAVEQRCVIRFTYKGRPRVVRPQLVRPGASGWYLYGHEIDVPEMKWFVTHRMSGVALDAPGTAGPLREVTAADLNPITWTRDPRVDVVVETAAEHETQVTAMLGEPSMRAADGDVVRLTVPVTNRTAFRARLYELGRRARVVAPPEVVDEIVADLRRFVSPLR
- a CDS encoding ATP-binding protein produces the protein MEAEQAPAPADAALRRMPPGVRDALSWLAHVLDATVPLRTAEDHDEFARRQLGGDTAGVVAVRERLGPFTAPLVARVLAEDMRAHPPSDLAGLESDESPRWDRLQLDDTVETVPTSLVAAFEPGTLSAAPLIVAIDARWSDKELIVHARTADVEAAERYLQDVVARARGPRNYFKGRCLHIRARRSGFDVVPVAVPDESRDGVIVPAAVWADIDLNVAGLFRRRDLMQRLGLGTNRGLLLHGPPGTGKSALCRVLAAELAGDVTVVFCDAQSIADAIEAVYEELTRLSPALVVLEDLDLVIGRRRYGNDLGLHGFLAALDGAMSRHQGVVTVATTNDPRVLDDAAVRAARFDRTVELPLPDGTQRRAILRRYLGPLAAAVEVDAIADGTDGASGADLRELVRRSVLADGDEVTTATLRRNAGDGTWAPATGAGLYV
- a CDS encoding MFS transporter → MTAGPKTGLWSIGPSVYLPSLLFGIGQGAIAPVIPLSARDLGGSVATAGLVVALLGVGKIVGDLPAGMLAVRLGERRAMLFALAVVLAALTACLLAPSVFVLAAAVVLIGISSSVFGLARHAYVTEAIPFELRGRALSTLGGMQRIGLFAGPFLGAAAMSRLGLDGAYWVHVVVAVAAAIVLVVVPEPPAAGARERAAPQQPDNTARVIRRHLPVLRTLGVGALLVGAARASRQVAIPLWGEHLGLDPATVSLLFGLSGAVEMLIFYPAGYAMDRLGRRWIVVPSMLLLGLSLVLLPLTGGVGTYTAVALLMGFGNGLGSGIIMTIGSDVSPDVSRATFLGAWRLFADVGNGVGPVLVSVVTAAATLGAAIATAGAVAFVAAALMARWVPRNGAVS